Below is a genomic region from Balaenoptera ricei isolate mBalRic1 chromosome 3, mBalRic1.hap2, whole genome shotgun sequence.
GGCCGACACGTTTTTCCGAAGCATGGCCTGTGGGACAGATTAAGGCTGAGATCTTGGCGGCCGGGCCGGGCCCCAGAGCCTCCGCCGatgctccctcccttccccagcccggTGACCCCCAAGCTCCTACAAGTAGATGCTAAACACTCGGTAATCGCCCCGGAGGCCCCAGTGGGGCCGACCCTAGCGCCCCGCGCCGAAAGAAGCGAGCCCCGGCCCGCTCCGGACTCCTGGCCGAGCTTCTGCGCCTGAAAGAAGGACCACCCAGGACAGAGCCCATCCCGACCCCAGCGGAGTCGCACTTCACAGGCTCTTGGggaaaatgacccctgcagccgAGGGGAAGGGCGTGGAGCGCGAGGCTCGGCCCGCGCTCAGGACGTCGCCGGCCGACCGCCCTGCCTCTTGCCCTGGACTCTCGTCCCGCCAGCAGCGCGGCGACCCCAGTCGGCGACTGCGGAGACACCTCCCACGGCACGTTCCCCGCCGCCCAGCTCGCGGATCCCCGGCCCCGCTCCTCCAGCGCCGCGATCAGTGTCTCCGCGCCCGGCGTCCCGCGTCCCGCGTCCcgctcgcccgcccgcccgcccgcgcgcGGTTACCATGTAGGATGGGaagccggcggcggcggcggcagcgtcGGCCGAGTACTGCAGCGGGCTGCCGAAGCCCGTGGCCGCCTGCGCGGTGAAGGCCGCGGAGCCCGGGTAAGGGCTGAACGCCGAGCCCGACGCCGAGCGCGCCAGCTCCTCGCTGCGCGGCGCCGCCAGTGCCGACGCGCCGTACGCCGGGCACGAGTATAGCGCCAGCGAGCCGGGCGCCTGGTACAGGTAGCCCTGCGGGTAGGACATGGTGGGCGCGGGGCGCCGGGCCCGCGTCACGCCGAGCAGCGGGCAGGGCGCGCGGCGCCCTCCATCCACGCCCGGCCGGGGCGCGGCGCGGCGGAGGCGGGCGCGGGGACCGCCGGCCGAGGCAGGCCGGCCTGCGCACTAGCCCGGGCGGCCCGCGGGCCGGGGGAGCGgctgggcggcggcggcggcggcggcggcggcggcggcggcggcggcggcggcggcagcagcagcgcgGAGCCGGTGGGCGCAGCCGCGCGCCAGGCCGGCGGTCGGGGTTTGGGGGAGTCTGGACTCGGGAGTGAGGAGTTGAGGAAGGAGCGCTCGAGTTTCCGAGGGACATTGGAACGCGGAGCTGTCCGTCACGAGCTCATCTGCATATTCGggcgcccgccccctcccctgccccgcccgCTTCGCCCGCTCCAGCCGCCAGGCCGCGGCCGGGGGAGGGGCGGAGAcgggccggggagggggcggaggagCGGGTGGGTGGAGGAGCGGACggcgggagggaggaggaggaggaggagggaggaggaggcggTGGCGACGCGCAGGCTTTTGTGGCGCAGTCGACTCTCGCGCAGCCCCAGCCCGCGGCTCGCGGCCCCGCAGCCTGGCGGGGCCGAGCAGTGCGCACCCCCTCCCACTCGCGCGGACTCCCGGCACCCGCCCTCCCACCTTCCGCTGCCAGCCCCCCAGACCCCGCCGCGCTGGCCCCCTTCCCTTGCCCCGCCCCCAGCTTGGCCCGCGAGAAGCCGGCAGAGGCCGCCGGGCTGCCACCTGGGGGGACGAACGGCCCGTGCCCCCTCTCCGCCCGGGTGACTGAGCGCAGGACCCTAGTGCCAGGGCCGAGAGCCGCGGGTGATGGGGCGGGAGCGTGGCACCCGAGGCCCGGGTCCTCCTGGGGGTGCCGTGCGTGGCTCTCACTTCCACCTTCCTGCGTCCACCCTGCCTGCCGCACGGTGCGAAGCTCCCCGCGTGGCCTCGCGTCTGGTCTCCGGCCCCGCGCCGCCCGGCGTGTCCCCGCGGGACCCGGATCCGGGGCACTTTCGTTGCGAACTGCCAGGAGGGCCCTGAGGTGAGCTTTCTGCCCCGAAATCCGTAGTGGCAAGCTGGTCCCGGGGTGTTAGGACTTTCTGCTCTAGGAAGCGTTTTAGCCCACGCCTCCAGTGCTTCGTCCGGGAAGACGCAGCCCCCCCaaagggttttattttattttgttttaataagttGACTCTTCTTTCGGATTTGTGTTGTAAAACACTCGGGGGAATGATTGTCACCGGACAGACCGCCTCTGGCGCGACGTGAAGCCTCGCTGTCACTCGGGAAGGGACGAGAAAACGACAGGCTGGTGGCAAGGGCGGCGCAGTAGGCAGCACAGGTAGCTCAGGTAACAGGCGACTCGGGAGGTGCTTCGCAGGGCCCAGCGGCGAGATGCTTAGCAAAGGGCCCTGAGACCCCCAGTCCCTCGAAAACACCCTTCTCCCCATACCTTCTCCAGGGGCCGGGCCAGCGGAAGCGGGCGTCTGGCGACTGGGCTGGGGGGGCCGAGGGTTGGGGAGGTCACCGGTGGCGCTCAGGAGGTCCACGGGGGGTCGGGTGTGTGCGGATACGGCGGGGTGGCCCACACAACAGGTGTCACTTCTTCGGCGGCCGTCTCGGGTGGGTGACCTGTAGGGGGAGAACGCGGTAGCTGGGAGCTCCGGCCCGCAGGCCCCCCCCCTTCCCGCAGCCCCCTGTTGGTTGGGCAGCTCTCAGAGTGACCAGAGTTATCGCTTTCGGGTCGCGGTCGCGCGGGCGCCGCGCGCGCGTCCTGCGGCCGCTCTGCTGGCTGCGGCTGCAGCGCGGGGACCATGAGGCCCGAGTCTGCGGCCTGGTCGCCTGCGGCACCTTCGAGGCAGTCAGGGTGCGTCTGTCTTTCCCTAGGTCCAGGGGACCAGTTGTAAACGGCAGTGCCGGGCTTGAGCAGAACCCACCGTCCTTGGCCTGCGGGTGGGTGGCTCCCGGTAGGTGCGGTCCAGGCCCTTTAACGAGCCGCCTCTCCCCCGAGCCCCCAAACCACTCGGCCCCACCTGTCCCCCCACGCTGCCTACAAACCCCAGCCCGCTCCCGCCGCACCTCACTGGCCACCTCCCCCCCAACACACCCtcctccgccccgcccctcccccactacTTCCCACACACTCTGGGCCGCTGTGAGGACCCAGCAGGGGAGTTTCAACAATGCTGTGACCCCAAGCAGGACGTCCTAATTCAGTTCAGGGCagatattttaaatcaattatcCTAGcgttaaaaaggaaggagaaggagagagagccaGAGGCCCCAGCAGCCCTGTGGAGCATGCCTTTGACAGGACCCACGGCATTTGTGGTCTTCCTGGGAGGGAATTCGGCCGGGAAGAGGCCATAAATGAGACAGACACACGTTGGATGACCAACATAAACAGCAACAGATCAGGTTACAGGCCTTCGGTTCGCTTCCAATTACATAGTTTAAGTGAAAAAATCAGGTCTAATTTTTATCTCCAAGGAAGACTGGCTTGAGTATTTCCATTTCTAAAGACCAGTTCCTGCTGTTGTCTCATTAGCATTTGGGCCTGCCCCCCCCctcgccctccctccccctccctccccctccctcccccgatCTCTCTCCTGGGCCTGATCTCTGCCAGGGGCAGAAAAGAAAACAGCGAATTATTACAAAAACATCCTCGGTTTGGAGCAGAAGCAGAAGCTCCGATACACTCGATTTTGACATCAATTAAGTGTATAACCAGACATGTGCACGTGGCTTTGGAGGGTCTCGACTCGCCCAGGGTGCATCTCCAGAAAGGGCTGCcaggctcttccctctgcctctagCTCGGCGCTGCTGATTCTGAAGACAGCCTCTTCTCCGAGTGTATTTATCccccagcaattacactcctcCACTGAAATCTGAATTCTCTGTACTGCTGCCTGCTACTAATAAAACCCGTCTACCTTGCACTATTAAACAGTCGAATCGCCCTACATGCCGTTTTTATTAGTAGTGACTGTAGCAAATTAAAATGCCTACGCAGAGACATTAAAACTTAACGCTCTGCATTGTTATTGGGATATATAAACTCCGTTTCGCTTTAAAgctctctgatttttttaaaatcacttttcctTTTCGTAGATTAAAGTTGGCTgggtcttctttttaaaaactcaatcgAAAGAACAGGCTGCATGTGTCGAGGCTCGACGCGGTGGCTGGGAGCGCGGCCGCCTGCGACGGTGGCCTGGATTCGCTGGAACTGCGTCTCGGGTCACCGCGGGGAGCGCTCGGCTGCGCCCCGGGCCGCCAGGCCGCCTCTCTCCGAGAGCAGGGACCTAGATGCTTCGCTCACGGGCGTGGAGGGCGTTCAGGCCTGTGGAGCGTCTGCGTCCGGACGTACACTTGGCTTCTGTGGCTTTCAGTTGCCCTCCGAGCTGGATTTAAAGAGAAGGGCCGGCACGCAGGGCCAACCGGGTAAGTGCCCGGAAAGCGCGCTCACACGGAACCATTAACCTGGGCAGTGAGCTTTCAGGTTTACGGTGGATCCCCTCGCCCCTTTGCCCCAGGTatgcattcaaaaaaaaaaaaaaaaagaaaaaaaaccggGGGTGGTGATGGTTAGCACTGTCACATTTCTGTTTCTTGTCCCAACAGTGGCCGATGCCTTTGGAACAAGTCGGCGTGGACATGCACGTTTCAAGAAGCTGTGGTTTCCTGGAGGCCAAGCTCTGGGAAACGGCAGAAACGCTCGCGGGCTTGGGCTCCGGGCCCTTCCCGGAAAGCGGCGGCGGCGCAGACCGTGGCGCCCTCCACCTCCGTCCTGGGGCTCCCGGGAGCCGGGCAGGCTGAGCGGCGACGCGGCCCGAAGTCGTGCGCGCGGGCGGCGAGGGGGCGCTGTGGCCCGCGGCTGCCGCCTCGTCCCCGCCGCGGTGGCCCCGGCGCTGTCCCCGGCCACCGACGGGCGGCGGGAGTCCCGGACCTGCCTCCTCCCACGTCGGTTTGATTCGGGGAAGAAGGACAATAACACTGGAGCATTTCAATAAAACCTGAGCCTCACTCGACCTTTCTCTCGTTCCGCCTTCTTCCGGGGAGTTTGTAAGAGTTTGGTGGGAAAATAGGTGCCATTGTGGAGCGTGTAAATTTGGAGGGGGGTCAGTTAAGATTAAAGAGACACATTTTACGTGGTTCCCCCGAATAAAGTCACGTGTGAAATGTAAGTCGTTTCAGTGCATAAGGCACATTTCCAGTGTGTTCCTAATCGAGTTCTCTTCCTGTGCCCGCACTTCCTGGCGGGACTGCGGAGCGAGTGACAGCAAGAACCAGGAGAAAGAGCACGAGAGTTCGGTTGTgcgttttcctttgtttttcttttcttttttggaaaaccGAAATACGTCGCTATAAATTGTACAAAATTTAAGTCAAACTGAAACGTAAATGCCTTCCAAGCGGGGTTGAGCCCGCTCACGATTCTGTGGACACTTTGGATTTCCGAGGTTCTCAAACTCTCTTCTGATGCGGCCACGTGTGTCTGGAAAACAAAGTCGTAGGCGAACCCGCGCGAGGCCCAGGGGTCCCTGACGCTCCTGTCCAGGAACCCCGAGCTGGGACGCGGCCCGGGGTTTTCAAACGGGCCCGAAAGCCAGGGCCCTGCGGGCAGCGCCGCGGGTGGGCACCCGGGCTGGGGCCCCAGGACGCAGCGAGCTCTCTTCTGCACCTTCTGGGCTCAGCCGGCGACCCGGCTCTCCCACCAGCGGCTCGACCTCGGAGCTCGGACGACTGCGAGGTCTCCTGGCCGCTAACGTGTCCCGCCCGGTTTCCTTTAGTGGCAGCACAGATGCCCCGCCTCCGACGCGCTTCCTGAAGTTTCTCCCGCGCTGCGCCCCGAGAATCCTCCCCTCGCCATCGCCATTTCTCAGCATCCCGCAGGCTTGGCCTGCGTGCTCCCCTGGCTCTCGGCTCATCACTCCTCCCCGCCCGGAACCGCAGACCCTAGAGGCGAGGCGTGCGCGCGGCCCCGCGCCCAGGTCCCCGCCGGCGTCCGAGTCCCGGGCCTGGAGCGCCGAGCGGGAACTGGATGGCGGGtgcgggggggggaggggcgcggGCCGGGTACGGGATGAGGGATCCGAGTTACCGGAGACCCGTTtccgcagcagcgaagacccgaGCGCCCTCGTCCTGCAATCGGCGGCTGCCTGGAAGGAGAAGTGTTCGGGAGTCCTCAGCCCTCCACGTTCACGGCGTGGACTCGCACACACGTGCGCGCGCACACGCGCGCTGCCCGGGGAGGTCCGCGCGCCGCGGGAGCTGCTCTGGGCAAGTGGAAAGAGATGAGTTGTCAGTttgttcttttcacttttctttaagtGTTTCTGCAAGACAGTCGTTGGAAGAACTTAGTTCACCTCcatcccccacctctccccaccccaccctcagttCCTCCGGCAGCTACTCCATCACTCGCTTCGCATTCTCCGTTTTACACTCCGGAGCGCACCGTGGGACGTGAGTGCGGGTGTGAGCGCGCCCAGGGGGCTGCAGAGACCGCGCGAGTCGCTCCGACCGGCCGGAGCAGGTAGGATCCTCGCTCGCAAGaaaacatgggaggagaaggaagtgtGTTTTGACAATTGCTTTCATCAGAGAAGCGAAGCTGTATAGGGCGTTTGTCTGGGGCCACGCTTCATATCCTTTTGCTAACTCTCGGTTTGTGCACCCAAATGGCTCGCCCAGACCACGATTCGGCGACGCGTAGTCAGGCGCACACACCAGCCCTCCCCAAGCTCTCCCACACACTCTGACACAGCTGGGTTGCAGAGCCAGGGGtaagggaggattttttttttttttttttaattctggagggaatgcagaaagaaaAGTTTGATACATTTGATTGcattaaaagtaaaaacttcAGTTGGATAGAAAATAAATTGCTGACACCAAccagggagaagatatttgcagccCACCTAAACGGCAAAGACTGCTCTGCAGAATCAGGAAGGGTTCCCAAGGTCAACGGGTGAAGGCAAGCCACCCAGTGGAGAAATGGGTCAGGGATGTGGGCAGAGACCCTCCACACAGAGGAGACCTAAGAGCCAAGTTCGCAGAGGCTCACAGTCACTCTTGACAGGGAAATCATACAGTGTATAAGATGCCACTTTACGCCCACTGGATGACACCAAACGAGGCCCAGGGTGTGCAGAGACAGGGCACTCACACTCCCTGCCATGCTAGTTGAAATGGCTACAAAGGAATTAGGGAGACATTTGGCCACATCTGAAAGAGCAGGAGATGCCCACTCCCTATCACCCTTGGATGCCTTGCCTTATCGTCCACCACAAGAAAAATGCCAGGCAGGGGCACGGAGGGCCCAGCACAGCCCTTGCAGCATTGTTTGCAAAGTGCAGGGCTGGAAACGTCCTAAATGGCAGGAGAGGCCTGGATACAGAGTCTGTGGCATATTCCATGGAACAGAATGTTCCCCAGGGATGAAAGTGAGTAAGATAGCTCTGCTGGTATCAACATGAGTGAGTCCTGAGAATATAGAGTTGAGcggggaaaataataataattttttttaaaaggatacagACAACTTGATGCCCATGACAGAATTTGACAAGACCCAGCAATATGTGTGCTATTTAcacatgggggtggggagtgcagtaatgctgtggggaggaaggtctcCCCTCTGCTGCAGGCCCACTGAGTGCCTGGGAAGAGGGGTGAGGGGCCTCCACTGTGTTAGtcatgttttatttctgaaaaatacaTCTGCTGCAAACGTCACAAAAGATTATTAACTTGGAATGATGGTTACGTGGGATTCTATTACTCTGTACATTCCTACCATGTGAAATATTTTacactttgaaaattaaaagaaaaatatgtgttatcatttaaaaagaagagtcATAGCACAGAAGTATAGTGAACTAACTTAGGTGAGCTAAAGAAAGtgagctttctttaaaaaaacacaaaaaaacaggttctcaaaaatttgtatttttgtctctttcttcctctcttcatcCCCCTACCCTTCAAAATATAAAGGTAAACAAAGTCTTGGATTTGCAGTTTAGACCTTTGAATGGGCTGTCACCCATGTGTCTTTGGGCCATCGTCCAGAGCATGGCAGGTAGAGAGGGGCTTCCTGGGCAGGGCGCTCCCTACAGGACCCTGGGCCCCTCGTCTGGGACCTGCAGGTTAGCGGCTCACCCCATGGCCACTTGCTCTTCTCAGGGGCCGAGGCACCGTCACAGAGGGCTCTGGAGGGGAAGGACAGCGTTGCTGCCACCGGCCACCTGCACGCAtctatggggagagagatgcctTTGCCCTGGATGGAATTCTGCATCTTCTCTCTACACACAGTACatgtattttagaaaattaaagttaCGATTAGAGAGAAGGGCTGTGGAAGACAGAAAGATGGGGGGATGGTCAAGGGGGAGGGCAGAGTGTAGCCTagaaaggaaagcagaagagaggctggggcagggtAGGAAGACTCCAGGCCCCGGCAGGCCCTCACCCCCCACACACCCCTCACTCCCAGAATACAACTCTGTGCCTTTCTGGCACTTAAGCTGCTTCTAGAAACAATTCTCTCTGCTCTCATTCTCTCCATTGCAGCTAGACGGATTGGATCTTGTACACACATCTGCGGAGAGGCCTTGCTCAGGCAGAGAGGCCGGCAGCTTGGCCCCGGCAGTGATTACAGAGGCCTCCACGTTCCATTCTATTCCCCAACCTGCTCAGAGCCAGGCTAGGAAAGGGTGCTGCTTCCTGGGAATCCCCACAATTCCAAAGGCTCCCCTGCGTCCACCACCGGGTGGAAGGCCCTTGCGGCTTACTTCCACTGGCAGGCAGCCCTCGGGCTGGCTGCCCCCTTGCTCTCGGCTCGGGCCCCCTGGCCTGCCGACCCTTCTTCCTGCAGCCACACCCCCTCGCACATCAGCCTGTACACGTTGCTTCCCCCGAGAGCATCCTGCCCACGGGGCTCCTTCATCCCTCTGCCTCGGGGCTCTGTGGCAGCCGCAGCCAGAGCTGTTGCTGGTGTCCGGGTGTGAAGGTTCTCTGACCTCAGTGATGCCTCTGCCTTCAGGCCTGGCAAATCGTGGGAGCTAGACAAgtattgattgaatgaatgaaaggatgagTGGATGGCTTGCTCTTGGTTATTCACCTTTACTTCTAAAAGGTACAGCAGGGTgttgagggaaagaaacaaaaaaaatcacagggaCACTTGCTTACGTTTTACCCCCGCTTCCCTCCTTGGAGATTCCTCTGCACCTGAGTGTCATGGACACTCGTAATCCAGGCAGATCCGATCACGCCTCAGGAGCCCTGCTCTCCAGTGTAAAGCACGGTTGATTTGGGATGTTAAATTTTAGGGCCCAATGGAAATACGcacttaaaataacatttaattttaaaaataaattcctgagTTAGCAATCAGCCCCAAACCTTGCATTCCTTGAGGAAAGTGAGcgtgcatttttatttttgcatctcAAATGACCTGTTCCCAGCACACAGACATTTGGGAAAAAGGAAATTTGACCAAAAGCAAACTGGACTTTTATGATATTTTTAGTGAAAAATTCAGTGAGAACAAGTGTTTAAAGCACTACTTAGATCTGAGCAAGGGTTTTGTAGATACAGACAATCTTAttgtaaaacttatttttaatggcACAAACCTTACGTAcgatagctaaaacaattttgacaaagaagaataaagtgggacGAATCAGTCTACCGGATATCAAGACATGACATCATTGGAACAGAAAAGGCAATCCACAAACAAACCCAGATGAATATTCCTGACgtattttgacaaaggtgcaaagcatttcagcaaatggtgtcggagcaattggacatccataaatcacacacacacacacacacacacacacacacaaactccaaCCCAGTCTCAtatcttatacaaaaattaactaaacatGGATCACAGACTTAACTGTCAAATtatgaaacttttagaaaaatagagGAGAAAATCTTCAAGATTTAGAGCAAGGCAAAGAATTTGTAGActggacaccaaaagcacaatccataaaaggaaaatttgatgCGTTGGGCTTCAtccaatttaaaacttttgttctctgaaagaatgaaaagattaagTTGCAGAcagaaaatattgggttggccaaaaagtttgttcggttgtaagtaaaaaaagaagacacatttttcattttcaccagaaATTTTATTCAACAATGTACTCACtaactgaacaaactttttggccaaaccatatatctgacaaaggactagtatctagaatatataaagaatactcAAAGCAAAATAGtaaactaaaacaataaaaaacagtcCAATTAAAATTTAGTCAAAAGAAATTTCACCAAAAaggatatatagatggcaaataagcatatgaaggatgctcaacgtcataagccatcaaggaaatgcaaactaaaaccacagtgaaatatatgcacctatcagaatggctaaaattaaaaaaataacatagagATAACATCAAAGTCTGGTGAGAATGCAGAGAAACAAGATCATTCATccagtgctggtgggaatataacaTGGTAAATCCACTCTGGAAactagtttgacagtttcttataaaactaaacttgCAGCTACCATGAAGTCTAGAGATTGCATTCTTGGGCATCattcccagagaaacagaaacttatgttcacacaaaccctgtacatggatgttcatagcagctttatgtaTAATAGACAGAAACTGGAATCggcccagatgtccttcagtaggtagaACGAACTAATGCTCAACCTTATGCAGGAGTGAGTTATTGGTCCACACAAGAACTCtcatgaatctccagagaatgaGGCCGAAGGACAAAAGCCAATGCCAAAGGTTatacactgtgtgattccaccaggagaacattttgaaattacaaaagttgagaaatggagaacagtttggtggTTGCCAGGTAGGAGAGACAAAGTGAGGGAGTTAGGGAGTAAGAGGGAGGGGGCGTGTTTacaaaagggaagaggaaggaacctTGTGGTGATAAGGGTCAGTACCTTGACTGTGTGTGTCTTCAGAGACATTCAGGGCATGAGGGCTGGAGAAGATGTGGGGCCCACATTATATGATGCCCCCTCTGAGCACAGGAAGGCAGGGCACGTGACAAGGGGACGGTAGAGGAAGCATTCTCCTGGAGATGCAAAGCCAGGAACTGCCTTCTATATTTTTtgacttttataaatatttggtgatttttaaaagttatatatggtcgggggagggataaattggaagtttAGGATTAACAAatctattatatatgtataatagataaacaacaaggacatactgtataccacagggaactatatacaataccttataataacctataatggaaaagaatctgaaaaagaatacatatatatgtgtgtatatatatatatatatacacaatagaatcactgtgctgtacacctgaaaccaacaaaacattgtaactcaactatacttgaatttttaaaaattatatacaaatatgaTGAATTGGGTGTATACTGTAATGGGATGAGAAGAAGagcatgtttttatatttatcttttgaaATCTCTGACTTTTCTAGATTTTTACATTAgtctgagaaaaaatatatattatatatagagatCCTGAATTATGGTAGATACTAAATTATATCTGAAATAAGCACACATATATTTCAACTCATATTTAATGTTAATGTTTCTTTATATCTCTCCTCATATATTGAAAGTCTTGTTTCTTTCACCaatgtatatttattgatttattctgaaatatacataaagtttcaaaaccataAATATCAACATTACTACTAACAATAAATCACtcagtacagttttttttttctttgtaaatcatTTTGCATATAGAACATATCACAATTGGGATCCACAAAACAGTATTCAAAATTACTTGAAGATAGTATTTTATCTGTTATCAATTTTacacaaagatttatttttttcctacctaAATTAATTTTaggactttttctctttttgactgaATTTTTGTAATTCAATAACTTCCATGGTTAAGAGTCACGGGAATTGTGCTCAGCAGTCTTGGCCCCTTTGTCTCCCCCGTTTTCCATCTCTCCTGCCCTCCAGCTGACCGTCTCTGCCCTCATTAACTTCCAGAAGTCTTCCCAGCATTTCTTTTTGCAAATGTGAGCAAATACATGCACACGTTCATGACCATAAGTCAATAaaccctctccctttctttctcaggTTACATACCTCCTTCCCAAACTTGCTATGTTTTCTTAACAATAACTCAAGGAGATCACTACGAATTACTTTCTAcagaattttcccttttttcccaaaAGTACCTGAGTAATATTGCCTTCAAGGGTGCATCATAGTTATTCAACCAGACCCTGAGTGAAGGGCCTTTGTGCTGGTTATAAGCTTGTACTTT
It encodes:
- the LOC132363516 gene encoding uncharacterized protein LOC132363516 gives rise to the protein MCRGSTRWLGARPPATVAWIRWNCVSGHRGERSAAPRAARPPLSESRDLDASLTGVEGVQACGASASGRTLGFCGFQLPSELDLKRRAGTQGQPVADAFGTSRRGHARFKKLWFPGGQALGNGRNARGLGLRALPGKRRRRRPWRPPPPSWGSREPGRLSGDAARSRARGRRGGAVARGCRLVPAAVAPALSPATDGRRESRTCLLPRRFDSGKKDNNTGAFQ